The following coding sequences lie in one Glycine max cultivar Williams 82 chromosome 19, Glycine_max_v4.0, whole genome shotgun sequence genomic window:
- the LOC100813422 gene encoding protein NRT1/ PTR FAMILY 5.8, whose protein sequence is MAGGRRQQRLNKSCILLIAIAGIERFAFKGVASNLVTYLTDVVNLSNSSAAKMVNSWVGFTSIMPLLVAPIADAYWHKYSTIMVSSFLYFVGLAALTTTALARSWHHKNRTMSFSFLSLSLYLISLGQGGYNPSLQAFGADQLGEEEELPCSKEDKSCNTKTLFFQWWYFGVCSGSLLGVTVMSYIQDTFGWVLGFAIPAISMILSILIFSGGSPIYLYKEHDVLQAKKPIMNIFQAIRASALRCFHCEITLPNDKSEVVELELQEKPLCPEKLETVKDLNKDPKSGMYLLANAKVMVRLLPIWTMLLMFAVIFQQPATFFTKQGMTMKRNIGADFKIPPATLQSAITLSIILLMPLYDKIFIPMTQVITRQDKGISVMQRMGIGMVLSIIAMIIAALVEMRRLDIGRQMRSAGSQSETVPLSIFWLLPQYILLGISDIFTVVGMQEFFYGEVPRNMRTMGIALYTSVFGVGSFVSALLITLVEVYTSSKGIPSWFCDDMVEAHLDSYYWLLAWLSTVSLLLYALLCRYYHKKSDSNSEY, encoded by the exons ATGGCTGGTGGACGGAGACAACAGAGGCTCAACAAGTCATGCATTCTCCTCATAG CCATTGCAGGAATAGAAAGGTTTGCATTCAAGGGGGTGGCATCCAACTTGGTGACTTACCTAACTGATGTTGTGAACTTGAGCAACTCATCTGCAGCAAAGATGGTTAACAGTTGGGTTGGATTTACTTCCATAATGCCATTGCTGGTGGCACCAATTGCTGACGCATATTGGCACAAATATTCCACCATAATGGTTTCATCTTTCCTGTATTTTGTG GGACTTGCAGCATTGACAACAACTGCACTAGCAAGGTCATGGCATCACAAAAACAGAACAAtgtctttttcatttctctctctgtctctctatTTAATTTCATTAGGCCAAGGTGGTTACAACCCATCTCTGCAAGCCTTTGGAGCAGATCAACTTGGTGAGGAAGAAGAATTGCCATGTAGCAAAGAAGATAAAAGTTGCAACACAAAAACTCTATTCTTCCAGTGGTGGTATTTTGGTGTTTGTAGTGGAAGCCTATTGGGTGTTACAGTCATGTCCTACATCCAAGATACCTTTGGATGGGTGCTAGGTTTTGCCATCCCTGCTATTTCAATGATtctctctattttaattttctctggTGGAAGtcctatatatttatataaagaaCATGATGTCCTTCAAGCTAAGAAGCCCATCATGAACATATTTCAAGCCATAAGAGCTTCTGCATTGAGATGCTTCCATTGTGAAATTACCCTACCAAATGACAAGTCTGAAGTGGTGGAGCTAGA GCTTCAAGAAAAACCCCTTTGTCCTGAAAAGTTGGAAACTGTCAAGGACTTGAATAAGGATCCTAAAAGTGGCATGTATCTGCTAGCAAATGCCAAGGTTATGGTGAGGCTTTTGCCCATATGGACAATGCTTCTCATGTTTGCAGTGATTTTCCAGCAGCCTGCCacatttttcacaaaacaagGCATGACAATGAAGAGGAACATTGGTGCAGATTTCAAGATTCCACCAGCCACACTCCAAAGTGCTATAACATTGTCCATAATACTATTGATGCCATTGTATGACAAAATATTCATACCAATGACTCAGGTGATCACTAGGCAGGACAAGGGTATAAGTGTGATGCAAAGGATGGGAATAGGAATGGTTCTCTCAATCATAGCCATGATTATTGCTGCTCTAGTTGAAATGAGAAGGCTTGATATTGGAAGGCAAATGAGAAGTGCAGGGTCACAATCAGAAACAGTGCCTCTAAGTATTTTTTGGCTGCTACCACAGTACATTCTTCTTGGCATCTCAGACATTTTCACAGTTGTTGGCATGCAAGAGTTCTTCTATGGTGAAGTTCCCAGGAATATGAGGACAATGGGGATTGCCTTGTATACAAGTGTTTTTGGGGTTGGAAGCTTTGTGAGTGCACTGTTGATTACACTAGTTGAAGTGTACACAAGTTCAAAGGGAATACCAAGCTGGTTCTGTGATGATATGGTTGAAGCACACTTGGACAGTTACTATTGGCTTCTAGCATGGTTAAGTACAGTGAGCTTGCTATTGTATGCACTCTTGTGTAGATATTACCATAAGAAGAGTGATTCAAATAGTGAATATTGA